From a single Myotis daubentonii chromosome 5, mMyoDau2.1, whole genome shotgun sequence genomic region:
- the LOC132235399 gene encoding dynein light chain 1, cytoplasmic: protein MCDRKAVIKNADMSEEMQQDSVECATQALEKYNIEKDIAAHIKKEFDKKYNPTWHCIVGRNFGSYVTHETKHFIYFYLGQVAILLFKSG, encoded by the coding sequence ATGTGCGACCGAAAGGCGGTGATCAAAAATGCCGATATGTCGGAGGAGATGCAACAGGACTCGGTGGAATGTGCTACTCAGGCGTTGGAGAAATATAACATAGAAAAGGACATTGCGGCCCATATTAAGAAGGAGTTTGACAAGAAGTACAACCCCACCTGGCACTGCATCGTGGGGAGGAACTTCGGTAGTTACGTGACACATGAAACCAAACACTTCATCTACTTCTACCTGGGCCAGGTGGCCATTCTTCTGTTCAAATCGGGTTAA